A stretch of the Azorhizobium caulinodans ORS 571 genome encodes the following:
- the cyoA gene encoding ubiquinol oxidase subunit II, with amino-acid sequence MSRFRLLAVMPLLAVLCGCNFVVLDPSGDIAVQQRDLILISTGLMLLIIIPVMVLTALFAWRYRQSNTAAKYDPEWHHSTKLELVIWSAPLAIIICLGAITWMATHLLDPYRPLSRIASDRPLPANVKPLEVQVVALDWKWLFIYPEFGIATVNEMAAPVDRPVTFSLTSSSVMNSFFVPALAGQIYTMPGMETKLHAVINAPGNFRGFSANYSGAGFTYMQFAFKGLSHDDFDKWVASVKAGKDGELSRAAYLELERPSEKVPVRYYPSVDPKLFNAIVNMCVEANKMCMADMMAIDAKGGQGLESARAVLPSYDKYARRGTVLGGEATYVVGVCSPEDLSAQAGSDRAPVAVGQRRVIGGPSAPVFTPISAPSAVPLPSLRTLSNS; translated from the coding sequence GTGAGCCGGTTCCGTCTCCTTGCCGTCATGCCGCTTCTGGCGGTCCTGTGCGGCTGCAACTTCGTCGTTCTGGACCCCTCCGGCGATATCGCCGTCCAGCAGCGTGACCTCATCCTGATCTCCACCGGGCTGATGCTCCTCATCATCATTCCGGTGATGGTGCTGACGGCGCTGTTCGCCTGGCGCTACCGGCAGTCGAACACGGCGGCCAAATATGATCCGGAATGGCATCATTCGACCAAGCTGGAGCTGGTGATCTGGTCGGCGCCGCTGGCCATCATCATCTGCCTCGGCGCCATCACCTGGATGGCGACCCATCTGCTCGATCCCTACCGTCCGCTCTCGCGCATCGCGTCGGACCGCCCGCTGCCGGCGAACGTCAAGCCGCTCGAGGTCCAGGTCGTGGCGCTCGACTGGAAGTGGCTGTTCATCTACCCGGAATTCGGGATCGCCACAGTTAACGAGATGGCTGCGCCGGTTGATCGCCCGGTGACGTTCAGCCTCACCTCGTCCTCGGTGATGAACTCCTTCTTCGTCCCCGCGCTGGCCGGCCAGATCTACACGATGCCCGGCATGGAGACGAAGCTGCACGCGGTCATCAACGCTCCCGGCAACTTCCGCGGCTTCTCGGCCAATTACAGCGGCGCCGGCTTCACCTACATGCAGTTCGCCTTCAAGGGCCTCTCCCACGACGACTTCGACAAGTGGGTCGCCAGCGTGAAGGCGGGCAAGGACGGCGAACTCAGCCGCGCGGCCTATCTCGAACTGGAGCGTCCGAGCGAGAAGGTGCCGGTGCGCTACTATCCGAGCGTCGATCCCAAGCTCTTCAACGCCATCGTCAACATGTGCGTCGAGGCCAACAAGATGTGCATGGCCGACATGATGGCCATCGACGCCAAGGGCGGCCAGGGCCTCGAAAGCGCGCGCGCCGTGCTCCCGAGCTACGACAAGTATGCCCGCCGCGGCACCGTTCTCGGCGGCGAGGCCACCTACGTGGTCGGCGTGTGCTCGCCCGAGGATCTCTCCGCTCAGGCCGGTTCCGACCGCGCTCCGGTGGCCGTTGGCCAGCGCCGCGTGATCGGCGGCCCCTCCGCTCCCGTATTCACCCCCATCAGCGCACCCTCGGCGGTTCCCCTGCCGAGCCTGCGCACCCTTTCCAATTCCTGA
- the cyoC gene encoding cytochrome o ubiquinol oxidase subunit III: protein MSSAATPQTGAPVFYEVDEHAHPEGHSTALGFWIYLMSDCLIFAMLFATFGVLGGNYAAGPGPKDLFDLKLVAVNTAMLLFSSITYGFAMLAMEKGRQSQVQLWLAITALFGLAFLSIELYEFHHMIHEGAGPQRSAFLSAFFTLVGTHGVHVTFGLIWLVTMMVQVGRFGLITANRRRLMCLSMFWHFLDVIWIGVFTFVYLMGMLR, encoded by the coding sequence ATGAGCTCTGCCGCCACCCCCCAGACCGGCGCGCCCGTCTTCTACGAAGTAGACGAGCACGCGCATCCCGAGGGCCACAGCACGGCCCTCGGCTTCTGGATCTACCTGATGAGCGACTGCCTCATCTTCGCGATGCTGTTCGCCACGTTCGGCGTGCTGGGCGGCAATTACGCGGCGGGTCCGGGACCGAAGGATCTGTTCGACCTCAAGCTCGTGGCGGTGAATACCGCCATGCTGCTGTTCTCCTCCATCACCTATGGCTTCGCCATGCTGGCGATGGAGAAGGGCCGCCAGTCGCAGGTCCAGCTCTGGCTGGCGATCACCGCCCTGTTCGGTCTCGCCTTCCTCTCGATCGAACTCTACGAGTTCCATCACATGATCCACGAAGGCGCCGGCCCGCAGCGCAGCGCCTTCCTGTCGGCCTTCTTCACGCTGGTCGGCACCCATGGCGTCCACGTCACCTTCGGCCTCATCTGGCTGGTGACGATGATGGTTCAGGTCGGCCGCTTCGGCCTCATCACCGCCAACCGTCGCCGCCTGATGTGCCTGTCCATGTTCTGGCACTTCCTGGACGTGATCTGGATCGGCGTCTTCACCTTCGTCTATCTCATGGGGATGCTGCGATGA
- a CDS encoding ATP-binding protein, with protein MPVAQQDTSGNKNLFLLIQLRWLAVAGQVFTILVVDVWLHIRLPLQEMISVLLLLVGLNLVALWRHRSEAEVTNVELLGELILDVAALTAQLYLSGGATNPFISLYLLQVGLGAVLLQPWSAWVLVVLTSACFVWLIGQFRPLPLPHDDHSTLFNLHIGGMFVCFLLAASLLVQFISRISANVHEREQRLAELRRKSAEEDLIVRMGLLASGAAHELGTPLATLSVILNDWQHMEAVEEDPELMEDLSEMQAQVARCKMIVSGILMSSGQARGEGTLRTTADVFFDELVDEWQESRSPAALEFVNDLPPDLPIISDVALKQVILNVFDNALEASPAWVAVSVTRAADAIVLEVRDHGPGFAPDILAEFGKPYGSTKGRPGGGLGLFLVVNVVRKLGGTVTAQNEADGASVILDLPLHALSPDVDDGDHHTPPADRRG; from the coding sequence ATGCCCGTCGCCCAGCAAGACACCAGCGGGAACAAGAACCTCTTCCTGCTGATCCAGCTCCGCTGGCTGGCCGTGGCGGGGCAGGTCTTCACCATCCTCGTGGTGGATGTCTGGCTTCACATCCGCCTGCCGCTCCAGGAGATGATCTCCGTCCTGCTGCTGCTGGTCGGCCTCAATCTCGTGGCTCTCTGGCGCCACCGCAGCGAGGCGGAGGTCACAAATGTCGAACTGCTGGGCGAACTGATCCTCGACGTCGCGGCGCTGACGGCCCAGCTCTATCTCAGCGGCGGCGCCACCAACCCCTTCATCTCGCTCTATCTGCTCCAGGTGGGGCTGGGAGCGGTGCTGCTCCAGCCCTGGTCGGCCTGGGTGCTGGTGGTGCTGACCAGCGCCTGCTTCGTCTGGCTGATCGGCCAGTTTCGCCCGCTGCCTCTGCCGCATGACGACCATTCGACCCTGTTCAACCTGCATATCGGGGGCATGTTCGTCTGCTTCCTGCTGGCGGCGAGCCTGCTGGTGCAGTTCATCAGCCGCATCAGCGCGAACGTCCATGAGCGGGAGCAGAGGCTGGCGGAACTGCGTCGCAAATCGGCGGAGGAGGACCTCATCGTCCGCATGGGCCTGCTCGCCTCGGGCGCGGCCCATGAACTTGGAACGCCGCTCGCGACGCTCTCGGTGATCCTGAACGACTGGCAGCACATGGAGGCGGTGGAGGAGGACCCCGAGCTGATGGAGGACCTCTCCGAGATGCAGGCGCAGGTGGCGCGCTGCAAGATGATCGTTTCGGGCATCCTGATGTCGTCGGGGCAGGCGCGCGGGGAGGGGACCCTTCGCACCACGGCCGACGTCTTCTTCGACGAACTGGTGGACGAGTGGCAGGAGAGCCGCTCGCCGGCTGCGCTCGAATTCGTGAACGACCTGCCGCCGGATCTGCCCATCATCTCCGACGTCGCTCTGAAACAGGTGATTTTGAACGTCTTCGATAATGCGCTAGAAGCCTCTCCGGCATGGGTCGCCGTCAGCGTCACCCGTGCCGCAGACGCCATTGTGCTCGAGGTCCGCGACCATGGTCCGGGATTCGCCCCGGACATCCTTGCCGAGTTCGGCAAGCCCTACGGCTCCACCAAGGGGCGGCCGGGTGGCGGGCTTGGTCTCTTCCTCGTGGTCAATGTGGTCCGCAAGCTTGGAGGCACCGTAACAGCGCAGAACGAGGCTGACGGAGCGTCCGTCATCCTGGATTTGCCGCTGCATGCTCTCTCACCCGATGTCGATGACGGAGACCACCACACCCCGCCTGCTGATCGTCGAGGATGA
- a CDS encoding MFS transporter — protein sequence MEHDAVVLHSHGGRVDPGDIAIGVIIGRTSEFFDFFVYAIASVIVFPRLLFPEADPLTGTLYSFGLFALAFIARPFGTALFLAVDRTWGRGAKLTIALFLLGTSTVAIAFLPARDVIGVSAVWLLASARIAQGLAWGGAWDGLAPLLAMNAPEGRRGWYAMLPQLGAPLGLIVASILFAYFAGSLSTEDFYSWGWRYPFFVAFAINVVALFARLRMAVTPEYEQLFERGDLQPAPVLETVREEGSGIAVGTFAPLATFALFHMVTVFPLSWVYLFTSEGATRFLVVETIGAMVGIIAIVASGRIADKVGRRTLLGASAAAIAVFSGFAPQLLNGGIAGELTFMVLGFALLGISFGQSSGAVASRFANRYRYTASAITNDFAWLFGAGFAPLAALLLSSHFGLVAAGAYLLSGCVCTLLALRLNKRLEMGGG from the coding sequence ATGGAGCACGACGCCGTCGTCCTTCACAGCCACGGGGGACGGGTCGACCCAGGAGATATCGCGATCGGGGTCATCATCGGCCGGACGTCGGAGTTCTTCGACTTCTTCGTCTATGCGATCGCGTCCGTCATTGTCTTTCCCCGCCTGCTCTTTCCCGAAGCCGATCCGCTCACCGGCACGCTCTATTCCTTCGGCCTCTTCGCCCTCGCCTTCATCGCCCGCCCCTTCGGCACGGCCCTCTTCCTCGCCGTGGACCGCACCTGGGGCCGGGGCGCCAAGCTCACCATCGCCCTCTTCCTGCTCGGCACAAGCACGGTCGCCATCGCCTTCCTGCCCGCGCGGGATGTGATCGGCGTCTCGGCGGTCTGGCTTTTGGCCTCGGCCCGCATCGCCCAGGGCCTGGCCTGGGGTGGCGCGTGGGACGGGCTGGCGCCGCTGCTGGCCATGAACGCGCCGGAGGGCCGCCGCGGCTGGTACGCCATGCTGCCCCAGCTCGGGGCGCCGCTCGGCCTTATCGTGGCGAGCATCCTGTTCGCCTATTTCGCCGGAAGCCTCTCGACGGAGGACTTCTACTCGTGGGGCTGGCGCTATCCCTTCTTCGTGGCCTTCGCCATCAACGTGGTCGCCCTCTTCGCCAGGCTGCGCATGGCGGTGACGCCTGAGTATGAGCAGCTCTTCGAGCGCGGCGACCTCCAGCCGGCGCCCGTGCTTGAAACGGTGCGGGAGGAAGGCTCGGGCATCGCGGTCGGCACCTTTGCCCCGCTCGCGACCTTCGCCCTGTTCCACATGGTGACCGTGTTCCCCCTCTCCTGGGTCTATCTCTTCACCTCGGAGGGCGCGACGCGCTTCCTCGTGGTTGAGACGATCGGCGCCATGGTGGGCATCATCGCCATCGTGGCCTCGGGGCGAATCGCGGACAAGGTGGGCCGCCGTACGCTGCTCGGCGCCTCTGCCGCGGCCATCGCCGTCTTCAGCGGTTTTGCACCGCAACTGCTGAATGGCGGCATTGCCGGTGAGCTAACCTTCATGGTGCTCGGCTTCGCGTTGCTCGGCATTTCGTTCGGTCAGTCGTCGGGCGCGGTGGCGTCCCGCTTCGCCAACCGCTACCGCTACACGGCCTCCGCCATCACGAACGACTTCGCCTGGCTGTTCGGTGCCGGCTTCGCGCCGCTCGCGGCCCTGTTGCTTTCGAGCCACTTCGGTCTCGTCGCTGCCGGTGCCTACCTGCTCTCGGGTTGTGTGTGCACGTTGCTGGCCCTTCGCCTCAACAAGCGCCTCGAGATGGGCGGCGGCTGA
- the cyoB gene encoding cytochrome o ubiquinol oxidase subunit I: MSAAISTPVNPIFGRLTLESLPLHEPIVVMTFCVVALGGIAVLGALTYFRLWGYLWKEWFTSVDHKKIGIMYMVLGIIMLLRGFADAIMMRLQQAIAFGGSEGYLPAHHYDQVFTAHGVIMIFFVAMPLVTGFMNFVVPLQIGARDVSFPFLNNFSFWMTVGGAVLIMASLFIGEFAKTGWLAYPPLSGIGYSPDVGVDYYIWGLQVAGVGTTLSGVNLICTIIKMRAPGMSLMKMPVFTWTALCTNVLIVASFPVLTACLALLSLDRYVGTNFFTNDFGGSPMLYVNLIWIWGHPEVYILVLPVFGIFSEVTSTFAGKRLFGYTSMVYATVAITILSYLVWLHHFFTMGSGASVNSFFGITTMIISIPTGAKMFNWLFTMYRGRIRFEVPMMYTVAFMLTFVIGGMTGVMLAVPPADFVLHNSLFLIAHFHNVIIGGVVFGIFAGIAFWFPKAFGFKLDPFWGKCSFWFWVVGFYFAFMPLYVLGFMGVTRRMRVFEDPSLQIWFVVAAFGAALIALGILCFLIQLGVSILRRDKLRDTTGDPWNARTLEWATSSPPPAYNFAFTPVVHDHDAWYDMKARGYERPLTGFKPIHMPQNTGAGVLLAACSTAMGFGLIWYMWWLVAASFIALLAIAIGHTFNYHRDFYISAEEVTRTEDERTRLIAAQVKA; encoded by the coding sequence ATGTCTGCAGCCATCTCAACCCCCGTAAATCCCATCTTCGGGCGGCTCACGCTGGAGAGCCTCCCGCTGCATGAGCCGATCGTCGTCATGACGTTCTGCGTCGTGGCGCTGGGCGGCATCGCCGTCCTCGGTGCCCTGACGTACTTCCGCCTCTGGGGCTATCTCTGGAAGGAGTGGTTCACGAGCGTGGACCACAAGAAGATCGGCATCATGTACATGGTGCTCGGCATCATCATGCTGCTGCGCGGCTTCGCCGACGCCATCATGATGCGCCTCCAGCAGGCCATCGCCTTCGGCGGTTCCGAGGGCTATCTGCCGGCGCACCATTACGATCAGGTCTTCACGGCCCATGGCGTGATCATGATCTTCTTCGTGGCCATGCCGCTGGTCACGGGTTTCATGAACTTCGTGGTGCCGCTGCAGATCGGCGCCCGCGACGTGTCCTTCCCCTTCCTGAACAACTTCAGCTTCTGGATGACGGTGGGCGGCGCGGTCCTGATCATGGCCTCGCTGTTCATCGGCGAGTTCGCCAAGACCGGCTGGCTCGCCTATCCGCCGCTCTCGGGCATCGGATACAGTCCGGATGTCGGTGTCGATTATTATATCTGGGGCCTACAGGTCGCAGGTGTCGGCACAACATTGTCAGGCGTCAACCTGATCTGCACCATCATCAAGATGCGTGCCCCGGGCATGAGCCTGATGAAGATGCCGGTCTTCACCTGGACCGCCCTCTGCACCAACGTGCTGATCGTCGCCAGCTTCCCGGTCCTGACCGCCTGCCTCGCGCTGCTGTCGCTGGACCGCTATGTCGGCACGAACTTCTTCACCAACGACTTCGGCGGCAGCCCGATGCTGTACGTGAACCTGATCTGGATCTGGGGTCACCCCGAGGTCTACATCCTGGTTCTCCCGGTGTTCGGCATCTTCTCGGAGGTCACCTCGACCTTCGCGGGCAAGCGCCTGTTCGGCTACACCTCGATGGTCTACGCCACGGTGGCGATCACCATCCTGTCCTACCTCGTGTGGCTGCACCACTTCTTCACCATGGGCTCGGGCGCCAGCGTGAACTCGTTCTTCGGGATCACGACCATGATCATCTCCATCCCCACGGGTGCGAAGATGTTCAACTGGCTCTTCACCATGTACCGCGGCCGCATCCGCTTTGAAGTTCCGATGATGTACACGGTGGCCTTCATGCTCACCTTCGTCATCGGCGGCATGACGGGCGTGATGCTCGCCGTGCCCCCGGCGGACTTCGTGCTGCACAACAGCCTGTTCCTCATCGCCCACTTCCACAACGTCATCATCGGTGGTGTGGTGTTCGGCATCTTCGCCGGCATCGCCTTCTGGTTCCCGAAGGCCTTCGGCTTCAAGCTCGATCCCTTCTGGGGCAAGTGCTCGTTCTGGTTCTGGGTGGTGGGCTTCTACTTTGCCTTCATGCCGCTCTACGTGCTGGGCTTCATGGGTGTCACCCGCCGCATGCGCGTCTTCGAGGACCCGTCCCTCCAGATCTGGTTCGTCGTTGCCGCCTTCGGTGCCGCGCTCATCGCGCTCGGCATCCTGTGCTTCCTCATCCAGCTCGGCGTCAGCATCCTGCGCCGCGACAAGCTGCGGGACACCACGGGCGACCCGTGGAACGCCCGCACGCTGGAGTGGGCGACGTCTTCCCCGCCGCCCGCCTACAACTTCGCCTTCACCCCTGTCGTGCACGACCATGATGCCTGGTACGACATGAAGGCGCGCGGCTACGAGCGTCCGCTCACCGGCTTCAAGCCGATCCACATGCCGCAGAACACCGGCGCCGGCGTGCTCCTCGCCGCCTGCAGCACGGCCATGGGCTTCGGTCTCATCTGGTACATGTGGTGGCTGGTTGCGGCGAGCTTCATCGCTCTCCTCGCCATCGCCATCGGTCACACCTTCAACTACCACCGCGACTTCTACATCTCCGCCGAGGAGGTGACGCGGACCGAGGATGAGCGGACCCGCCTCATCGCTGCGCAGGTGAAAGCATGA
- a CDS encoding autotransporter domain-containing protein, giving the protein MRNLASVSTLAILVASVSSGTALAQTANISGSSATILNLLSPFLSLNATAVGQQTLTSNLNQVVVLNNGANTARQSLAVSDKNLLGSVSNNLSSVGLGTYGVAANLAGGLPAQTPINGITPQQPVGGYGSVLGPIYQTGVAGGTGGALGSVVTLLGTAYSYTGSDLGVAKNYFANGAATNPSTTPANYVPVPAVAPAGFSVPTYNGLPNTTDSVYDLAYGVKSTQPGQDVYGSSRPVQVAPGRINQFDPTSLNGIATNPSFPSGHTTYAFTDSILLGMLAPQLYQSMMVRAAEYGDSRIVLGVHYPLDIIGGRALASYDLAQALSNPAYLNNAAMTGSALNMPSLFTAAYAQMQGYLSAQCGASVAACATSAANTANDPYVPSAANQAFYQSRLTYGLPTLSYDQAPREQAPAGAADASILLATVYGGSTSAAQTLAPNGGIYGNLATGTINQILVNTEGQALAAFYGTTLSYWTRIDFYSAVGYFDNVTGTLKMATSDRLTRDVTVGNTGALYANGTITGAVTVGSGGLLGGNGTVGGFTAQRGGTIAPGNSIGTLNVAGNATFQQGSTYQVEINSAGQSDRVAATGAIAVNGANLQVIAASGIYSPTTTYSIFTAGGGVSGSFANASSNFLFLSPSLTFSGTGGTMQLQRNGVAFASQAITANETATAAGLDQAGWSNPVYALLASSQTGAVLAPGFDALSGEAYASANTVMQQQSIFLRDAVGSRLRQATGTAPGGPATAALAPGLTPTLWLQGFGSWGNNSGNLNTASVSSDIGGVFAGADVAVSDNWRVGLVGGYSQSTFQVDARNSSGSIDNYDLGLYAGGQYGAIGLRGGLTYTWHDGSMSRSVVFPGYVGGNSASFNAGTTQLFGEVSYDVALAPAVISPYAGLAYVHLSTDGYTENGSTSALAGNTSNEDTLFSTLGARLRADLTLAPGAVVTPTATVAWLHAFGDVSPTATQTFAGALVPFQVTGTPLARDAALLGAGLDYRVTTNTLLSVNYTGQYSGTATANGLNGALTVKF; this is encoded by the coding sequence ATGCGCAACCTGGCCAGCGTCTCGACGCTTGCAATTCTCGTCGCCTCCGTCAGTTCCGGCACTGCACTCGCGCAGACCGCCAACATCTCCGGCTCCAGCGCCACAATCCTCAATCTGCTGTCGCCGTTCCTGAGCCTGAACGCCACGGCGGTCGGCCAGCAGACGCTGACCAGCAATCTCAATCAGGTGGTGGTTCTCAACAACGGCGCCAACACCGCACGCCAGTCGCTCGCCGTCAGCGACAAGAACCTGCTGGGCTCGGTATCCAACAACCTGTCGTCCGTCGGCCTCGGCACCTATGGCGTCGCGGCGAACCTCGCGGGCGGCCTGCCGGCCCAGACGCCGATCAACGGCATCACGCCGCAGCAGCCGGTCGGCGGCTATGGCTCGGTCCTCGGCCCGATCTACCAGACGGGCGTGGCCGGCGGCACCGGCGGGGCGCTGGGCAGCGTTGTGACCCTGCTGGGCACGGCCTATTCCTACACCGGCAGCGACCTCGGCGTGGCCAAGAACTATTTTGCCAACGGCGCCGCCACCAACCCCTCCACCACGCCGGCCAACTATGTGCCGGTGCCGGCCGTCGCGCCCGCCGGCTTCTCCGTGCCGACCTATAACGGCCTGCCGAACACCACGGACAGCGTCTATGACCTCGCCTATGGTGTTAAGAGCACGCAGCCGGGGCAGGACGTCTATGGCAGCTCGCGCCCGGTGCAGGTGGCGCCCGGCCGCATCAACCAGTTCGACCCGACCTCGCTCAACGGCATCGCCACCAACCCGTCCTTCCCGAGCGGGCACACCACCTATGCCTTCACGGATTCCATCCTGCTCGGCATGCTCGCCCCGCAGCTCTACCAGAGCATGATGGTGCGGGCGGCGGAGTATGGGGACAGCCGCATCGTGCTGGGCGTGCACTATCCGCTCGACATCATCGGCGGCCGTGCGCTGGCGAGCTATGACCTCGCGCAGGCGCTGAGCAATCCGGCCTACCTCAACAACGCCGCCATGACCGGCTCGGCGCTCAACATGCCGAGCCTGTTCACGGCGGCCTACGCGCAGATGCAAGGCTACCTCTCCGCCCAGTGCGGGGCCTCGGTCGCCGCCTGCGCCACCAGCGCTGCGAACACGGCGAACGATCCCTATGTGCCCTCCGCCGCCAATCAGGCCTTCTACCAGTCGCGCCTCACCTACGGCCTGCCGACGCTGAGCTATGATCAGGCCCCGCGCGAGCAGGCTCCGGCCGGCGCGGCGGATGCCTCCATCCTGCTCGCCACTGTCTATGGCGGCAGCACCAGCGCCGCCCAGACGCTCGCCCCCAACGGCGGCATCTACGGCAATCTCGCCACCGGCACGATCAACCAGATCCTCGTGAACACCGAGGGTCAGGCGCTGGCGGCCTTCTACGGCACGACCCTCAGCTACTGGACCCGCATCGACTTCTATTCGGCGGTCGGCTATTTCGACAATGTCACCGGCACGCTGAAGATGGCCACCAGCGATCGCCTCACCCGCGACGTGACCGTCGGCAACACGGGCGCGCTCTACGCCAACGGCACCATCACCGGCGCGGTGACGGTCGGCTCGGGCGGCCTCCTGGGCGGTAACGGCACGGTCGGCGGCTTCACCGCCCAGCGCGGCGGCACCATCGCCCCCGGCAATTCCATCGGCACGCTGAATGTGGCCGGCAACGCCACCTTCCAGCAGGGCTCTACCTATCAGGTGGAGATCAATTCGGCCGGCCAGTCCGACCGGGTGGCCGCCACCGGCGCCATCGCCGTGAACGGCGCCAATTTGCAGGTGATCGCGGCGAGCGGCATCTACTCGCCCACCACCACCTACAGCATTTTCACGGCGGGCGGCGGCGTCAGCGGCAGCTTCGCCAACGCCAGCTCCAACTTCCTCTTCCTGTCGCCCTCGCTCACCTTCTCGGGCACCGGCGGCACGATGCAGTTGCAGCGCAACGGCGTCGCCTTCGCCAGCCAGGCGATCACCGCCAATGAAACAGCCACTGCCGCGGGCCTTGATCAGGCGGGCTGGTCGAACCCGGTCTATGCGCTGCTCGCCAGCTCGCAGACGGGCGCGGTTCTCGCCCCCGGCTTCGACGCCCTCTCGGGCGAGGCCTATGCCTCCGCCAATACGGTGATGCAGCAACAGTCCATCTTCCTGCGGGACGCGGTGGGCAGCCGCCTGCGTCAGGCGACCGGCACCGCCCCCGGCGGCCCGGCCACAGCGGCGCTCGCCCCCGGCCTCACCCCCACGCTGTGGCTGCAGGGCTTCGGCTCCTGGGGCAACAACAGCGGCAACCTCAACACCGCCAGCGTGAGCAGCGACATCGGCGGCGTCTTCGCCGGTGCCGACGTGGCAGTGAGCGACAACTGGCGCGTGGGTCTCGTGGGTGGCTACAGCCAGTCCACCTTCCAGGTGGATGCCCGCAATTCCTCCGGCAGCATCGACAATTACGACCTCGGCCTCTATGCGGGCGGCCAGTATGGCGCCATCGGCCTGCGCGGCGGCCTCACCTACACCTGGCACGACGGCTCCATGAGCCGCTCGGTCGTCTTCCCCGGCTATGTCGGCGGCAACAGTGCCAGCTTCAATGCGGGCACGACGCAGCTGTTCGGCGAGGTGTCCTATGACGTGGCGCTGGCCCCGGCGGTGATCTCGCCCTACGCCGGCCTCGCCTACGTGCACCTCTCCACCGACGGCTATACGGAAAACGGCAGCACCTCGGCGCTCGCCGGCAACACGTCCAACGAAGACACGCTCTTCTCCACCCTCGGCGCCCGCCTGCGGGCCGACCTGACGCTGGCGCCCGGCGCCGTTGTCACCCCCACCGCCACGGTGGCCTGGCTGCACGCCTTCGGCGACGTGAGCCCGACCGCCACCCAGACCTTCGCCGGCGCGCTCGTGCCCTTCCAGGTGACGGGCACGCCGCTCGCCCGCGACGCCGCGCTGCTCGGCGCGGGGCTCGACTATCGCGTGACCACGAACACGCTGCTGTCGGTGAACTACACCGGACAGTATTCCGGCACGGCGACCGCCAACGGCCTCAACGGCGCGCTGACGGTCAAATTCTGA
- the cyoD gene encoding cytochrome o ubiquinol oxidase subunit IV — protein sequence MSANGHAHSGAAHGHDAHGAHGEDHGHGSFKSYMTGFILSVILTAIPFWLVMTNALGNNQLTAIVIMAFAVVQIVVHMIYFLHMTGKVEGGWSMLALIFTVIVVVIALSGSLWVMYHLNANMMPSHDMRIAP from the coding sequence ATGAGCGCTAACGGCCACGCACACTCGGGCGCAGCCCACGGCCATGACGCGCACGGCGCCCATGGCGAAGATCACGGCCACGGTTCGTTCAAGAGCTACATGACCGGCTTCATCCTGTCGGTCATCCTCACCGCCATCCCGTTCTGGCTGGTGATGACGAATGCGCTCGGCAACAACCAGCTGACGGCCATCGTCATCATGGCCTTCGCCGTGGTGCAGATCGTCGTGCACATGATCTACTTCCTGCACATGACCGGTAAGGTCGAGGGCGGCTGGAGCATGCTGGCGCTCATCTTCACCGTCATCGTGGTGGTGATCGCGCTGAGCGGCTCTCTGTGGGTCATGTACCATCTGAACGCCAACATGATGCCGTCCCACGACATGCGGATCGCTCCGTGA
- a CDS encoding SURF1 family protein, protein MSEDRPEAAGSARGTDNQTDGAKSPVRAVWAIGFLLVLAVVFFSLGTWQVYRRAWKLDLIQRVETRIHAAPSAPPGPNAWPGVTAASDEYRHVTVTGRFIPDREALSLAVTELGGGFWVMAPFRTDAGYVVLVNRGYVPPEKRDPASRGAALTDAETRVTGLLRISEPKGGFLRSNDPAAGRWYSRDVAEMAETFGLSDVAPYFIDAEAGAPNTYPVGGLTVVRFPNSHLVYALTWFSLCAMALGAAVLVWRRRVR, encoded by the coding sequence GTGAGTGAGGACCGGCCGGAGGCTGCGGGCTCTGCCCGCGGCACCGACAATCAGACGGACGGGGCCAAAAGCCCCGTCCGTGCTGTTTGGGCCATCGGTTTCCTGCTGGTCCTTGCGGTCGTCTTTTTCTCGCTCGGCACGTGGCAGGTCTATCGGCGGGCCTGGAAGCTCGATCTGATCCAGCGGGTGGAGACCCGCATCCATGCCGCCCCTTCGGCGCCACCAGGCCCCAACGCCTGGCCGGGTGTGACGGCAGCTTCCGATGAATATCGCCATGTGACTGTGACCGGCCGCTTCATTCCGGACCGGGAAGCCCTGTCGCTGGCCGTGACGGAGCTCGGCGGCGGGTTCTGGGTGATGGCGCCGTTCCGGACCGATGCGGGTTATGTGGTGCTTGTGAACCGGGGCTATGTCCCGCCGGAAAAGAGGGACCCCGCCAGCCGCGGCGCGGCGCTGACCGACGCGGAAACCCGTGTCACCGGGCTTCTGCGCATCAGCGAGCCCAAGGGCGGCTTCCTGCGCTCGAATGATCCTGCCGCCGGCCGCTGGTATTCCCGCGATGTGGCTGAGATGGCGGAGACCTTTGGCCTGTCCGACGTCGCGCCCTATTTCATCGACGCCGAAGCGGGCGCGCCGAACACCTATCCCGTCGGCGGCCTCACCGTGGTGCGCTTCCCGAACAGCCATCTGGTCTATGCGCTGACGTGGTTTTCCCTTTGCGCTATGGCTCTGGGTGCGGCGGTTCTGGTGTGGAGGCGCCGCGTCCGATAG